One window of the candidate division WOR-3 bacterium genome contains the following:
- a CDS encoding iron ABC transporter permease — protein sequence MAIIVSFGLGPTGFSLSDLKIPIEIRLPRIVLGIFAGGILSLVGATLQGLLQNPLVDPYTLGIASGASFGSVIGYLFGRFGVFTIPVFAFLGAFITIFLVYNLALVQGKITKISLVLAGVIMSFLFSGLVMLLMVLIKRPLPEIIYLLMGRLNLVFTTELLVLFIVIVILAVPVTLFIFSKWRSLNILSMNEEVAESLGVDTQKLTRNIFVTSSFLIASVVSFTGAISFIGLCVPHIVRMIYGPDHYKVLPLSFLLGASILIFTDLIARSIARIELPISVITALFGVPFFIYLLKKKL from the coding sequence GTGGCAATAATCGTGTCTTTTGGTTTGGGCCCAACAGGATTTTCACTATCCGACCTAAAAATACCTATTGAAATTCGTTTGCCAAGGATTGTTTTAGGAATTTTTGCCGGCGGGATTTTATCCTTAGTAGGTGCTACTTTACAAGGACTTTTACAAAATCCACTGGTTGACCCATATACTTTAGGCATTGCCAGTGGCGCAAGTTTTGGTTCTGTCATCGGGTATCTGTTTGGTCGATTTGGGGTTTTTACAATACCAGTCTTTGCTTTTTTAGGCGCATTCATAACAATTTTTTTGGTTTATAATTTAGCATTAGTTCAAGGCAAAATTACTAAAATTAGTTTGGTTCTGGCTGGTGTGATAATGAGTTTTCTTTTTTCTGGACTGGTTATGCTTTTAATGGTTTTAATAAAAAGACCGCTACCAGAAATTATTTATCTTCTTATGGGACGATTGAATCTTGTCTTTACCACAGAATTATTAGTTTTATTTATTGTTATTGTTATTTTAGCAGTACCGGTAACGCTATTCATTTTTAGTAAATGGCGCTCACTAAATATACTATCAATGAATGAAGAAGTTGCTGAGAGTTTAGGGGTTGATACTCAAAAATTAACGCGTAATATTTTTGTCACTTCATCTTTTCTTATTGCCTCGGTCGTATCATTTACCGGTGCAATTAGTTTTATTGGTTTGTGTGTTCCTCATATTGTGAGAATGATTTATGGTCCCGACCATTATAAAGTTTTGCCATTGTCATTTTTATTAGGAGCAAGCATCTTAATTTTTACAGATTTAATTGCACGAAGTATTGCGCGGATTGAACTACCAATAAGTGTTATCACCGCTTTATTTGGAGTCCCATTTTTCATCTATTTGTTAAAAAAGAAATTATAG